One segment of Pirellulales bacterium DNA contains the following:
- a CDS encoding DUF1549 domain-containing protein, whose product MVAASVIARAADKPSERTLATTSTPSTASHKPSARTLPQIEYINDFVLQSWRAHGLQPSASASDGEWCRRVFLDLLGRIPSIHEIERFQKDRAVDRKLNLINRLLSDEYVEEYARNWSNIWTILLIGRPTDNRAANRSPVDREGMSKYLRDTFARNKPYDQMVFDLVTATGSTRPGDEDFNGATNFLIGDLAEQATNATAKTAKLFLGMQVQCTQCHNHPFNDWKQNQFWELNSFFRQTANQGPRRRRPKSPAAELVNVDFAGEGENRTKNIDEAIVFYELRNGQMKSAFPVFVDGQEIAKSGRVGDVNRRNELGRLIINSPYLSQAIVNRMWGHFFGYGFTKPVDDMGPHNPPTHPELLERLASDFTSHSHDLKQLIRWIVLSEPYGLSSKMRKGSNDKDDPSLGEKPMFSHFYLRQMQAEQLYESLMTATEADKTARGNYEEQQRKKDDWLRQFTIAFGTDEGDDTTTFNGTIPQMLMMFNGDMIKAATSIDSGSYLDRIAKNNRLSNGDKINLLYMAALSRKPTAGEIDLANRLLIARKGNPVEALRDVFWVLLNSAEFIFNH is encoded by the coding sequence ATGGTGGCGGCCAGCGTCATTGCCAGAGCGGCCGATAAGCCGTCAGAACGAACGCTCGCAACTACGTCCACTCCTAGCACCGCCTCGCACAAGCCGTCGGCTCGAACGCTTCCGCAAATTGAGTACATCAATGATTTTGTACTCCAAAGCTGGCGGGCACATGGCTTGCAACCTTCGGCGTCGGCATCCGACGGAGAATGGTGCCGTCGCGTGTTTCTCGATCTGCTGGGACGAATTCCAAGTATCCATGAAATTGAGCGATTTCAAAAAGATCGAGCGGTCGATCGAAAGCTGAATCTGATCAACCGCCTGCTGAGCGACGAATATGTCGAAGAGTATGCGCGTAATTGGAGCAATATTTGGACGATTCTGCTCATTGGTCGACCGACCGACAATCGCGCCGCAAACCGCTCGCCGGTGGATCGCGAGGGGATGTCGAAATACCTTCGCGATACGTTCGCGCGGAACAAGCCCTATGACCAGATGGTATTCGATCTGGTGACGGCCACCGGTTCGACGAGGCCCGGCGACGAAGATTTCAACGGTGCCACGAATTTTTTGATCGGCGATTTGGCAGAGCAGGCCACCAACGCGACGGCAAAGACGGCGAAGCTGTTTCTCGGCATGCAGGTTCAATGTACGCAATGCCACAACCATCCGTTCAATGACTGGAAACAGAACCAATTTTGGGAATTGAACTCGTTTTTTCGACAAACGGCAAACCAAGGTCCAAGGCGGCGGCGTCCCAAGTCTCCGGCGGCGGAGCTGGTCAATGTCGATTTTGCCGGCGAAGGTGAAAATCGCACGAAAAACATCGACGAAGCGATCGTGTTCTACGAGCTGCGCAACGGCCAAATGAAATCGGCCTTCCCAGTGTTTGTGGATGGTCAAGAGATTGCCAAAAGCGGCCGCGTCGGCGACGTCAACCGTCGCAACGAATTAGGTCGGTTGATCATAAATTCGCCCTATTTGAGTCAGGCCATCGTCAATCGCATGTGGGGCCATTTCTTTGGCTACGGATTTACCAAACCTGTGGACGACATGGGTCCGCATAATCCACCGACGCATCCGGAATTGCTCGAACGACTGGCAAGCGATTTCACCTCGCACAGTCACGACCTCAAGCAACTCATTCGCTGGATCGTGCTCAGCGAACCCTATGGCCTGTCGAGTAAAATGAGAAAGGGGAGCAACGATAAGGATGACCCGTCGCTTGGCGAAAAGCCGATGTTCAGCCATTTCTATCTGCGGCAAATGCAGGCCGAACAGTTGTACGAATCGCTCATGACAGCGACCGAAGCCGATAAGACCGCCCGTGGCAATTACGAAGAGCAGCAGCGAAAAAAAGACGACTGGCTGCGGCAGTTCACCATTGCCTTCGGCACCGATGAAGGAGACGATACGACCACTTTCAACGGGACTATTCCGCAGATGCTGATGATGTTCAACGGCGACATGATCAAGGCCGCCACGAGCATCGATTCGGGCAGCTATCTCGATCGCATCGCCAAGAACAACAGGCTGTCGAACGGCGACAAGATTAACCTGCTATACATGGCTGCACTGTCTCGCAAGCCGACGGCAGGCGAAATCGACTTGGCCAATCGACTCTTGATCGCACGCAAAGGCAATCCCGTCGAGGCGCTGCGAGATGTATTTTGGGTGCTGCTCAATAGTGCGGAGTTTATTTTTAATCACTAA
- a CDS encoding IS1 family transposase — translation MVISTCDHSSYKKNGSTKSGDTRYRCTLCGKSWTAFTQAFSGMRVGMDMAVRIVSMLCEGVSVRGTSRLTGVDKNTVIGLACLVGQRCEEYMARTLVRLPADDVQCDEIWQFIYCKRYTAKKEKYVGGVGDSYCYTAIERNTKLLMAWHMGRRDERDTLRFCEKLDRATTGRFQLSTDGWKSYEYGVLCHLRNKVDFGMLVKTYSDQTREERRMYSPGP, via the coding sequence ATGGTCATTTCGACTTGCGATCATTCGAGCTACAAAAAGAACGGCTCGACCAAGAGCGGCGACACTCGTTATCGTTGCACGCTTTGCGGCAAGAGCTGGACGGCGTTCACCCAAGCATTCAGCGGAATGCGGGTCGGCATGGATATGGCCGTGCGGATCGTCAGCATGCTCTGTGAGGGCGTTTCCGTCCGCGGCACTTCACGGCTAACGGGCGTCGATAAGAACACAGTTATCGGGCTGGCCTGCTTGGTCGGCCAGCGCTGCGAAGAGTACATGGCCCGCACACTGGTTCGGCTGCCGGCTGATGATGTTCAGTGTGACGAAATTTGGCAGTTCATCTACTGCAAGCGATACACGGCCAAAAAAGAGAAGTACGTCGGCGGCGTGGGCGATTCCTACTGCTACACGGCGATTGAGCGGAATACGAAGCTATTGATGGCGTGGCACATGGGACGGCGCGACGAACGGGATACGCTGCGATTCTGCGAAAAGCTGGATCGGGCCACGACGGGGCGTTTTCAGCTTTCGACGGACGGCTGGAAATCCTACGAATACGGCGTTCTCTGCCACCTACGGAACAAGGTCGATTTTGGAATGCTGGTTAAGACCTACAGCGACCAAACGCGAGAAGAGCGCCGCATGTACTCGCCGGGGCCGTGA
- a CDS encoding CopG family transcriptional regulator produces MAKKKQHGGKRAGAGRKPSSPEGPTVLVSATVPEALVEQLDALADKNGWNRSQAVTAAIRGLVATPNRG; encoded by the coding sequence ATGGCCAAGAAAAAGCAGCATGGCGGGAAGCGAGCGGGCGCAGGCCGGAAACCGTCTAGCCCTGAGGGGCCGACCGTTTTAGTGTCTGCAACCGTGCCAGAAGCCCTCGTAGAGCAATTGGACGCACTGGCCGATAAGAACGGCTGGAACCGTTCGCAGGCCGTCACAGCGGCAATTCGGGGCTTAGTAGCTACGCCAAATCGTGGCTAG